Proteins from one Hyperolius riggenbachi isolate aHypRig1 chromosome 4, aHypRig1.pri, whole genome shotgun sequence genomic window:
- the CHGB gene encoding secretogranin-1, giving the protein MLPGLLLLTLLVGILEVNAVPFDKGGRQEELVTRCIVEVLSNALAKPNAPPIDLECREILKKSSRHTQDDRDDEVKHYETRTIKDLPNLDKHQHNSKEETEQSLDNEENEEKRHHAESESREEEEEEDKVKETEHPDDNEESTGHSKERSFAEDEKNEDDEERGPHKDHTEKEGIEKRNKYHHSDSHEAKHDIIDKKAYHTEKNAEDFHGKDDEEETRNLEEIIKRHPLSKDWKELLYRPDKHHSHEKPGENEEEEEQQEEKRSYKPNHEELRQRLFGNDEKRNHLDELRNHIASDENTLHSRGQKPRYSLENHLQKNDFDKRFHHEKESSEESREKRHHHQGSEEWTEHHDSSEESNEKEMNAHYEDKRQHELIKKWPGPKNSRINYVQSKEDSEENEEDIDKRHEHENLEKEDFFRKLKHHLQGSDEDEPFKPEKKQEEKRHYIGEEMVDEMKRYYPEFPPEKDLRQYDEDKFHRNSEEAKFPYELYQPIHSEEKRAYFNKHRHPSDPLRWRSRYFENVDNIEEDRKRSVQVKNIFPDYGDYDLWGKRQFLDDMNREYGEKIRPSKNQKLEEKRQYDRMDELAQLLNYKKKSVEFPDFYDSEEIKKRHYDERGRYNQRPLTEDEEKELENLAIMDLELQKIAEKLSNNRQG; this is encoded by the exons GCAGCAGACATACCCAGGACGACAGAGACGATGAAGTAAAACATTATGAAACGAGAACCATAAAGGACTTGCCAAATCTAGATAAGCACCAGCACAATAGCAAGGAGGAAACTGAACAGAGTCTGGAcaatgaagaaaatgaagaaaaacggcaccatgcagaaagtgaaagcagagaggaagaggaagaagaggacaaGGTAAAAGAAACTGAGCATCCAGATGACAACGAAGAAAGCACAGGGCATTCTAAAGAACGAAGCTTTGCAGAGGATGAAAAAAATGAAGACGATGAAGAAAGAGGCCCTCACAAAGACCACACTGAGAAAGAAGGTAtagaaaagagaaataaatacCACCACAGTGACTCACATGAGGCTAAACATGACATTATTGACAAAAAGGCTTATCACACAGAGAAAAATGCCGAAGATTTCCATGGTAAAGATGACGAAGAGGAAACCAGGAATTTAGAAGAAATCATAAAGAGACACCCACTCAGCAAGGACTGGAAAGAACTGCTTTACCGCCCAGACAAACACCATTCCCATGAAAAGCCAGGAGAaaatgaagaggaagaagaacagCAAGAGGAGAAGAGAAGCTATAAGCCGAATCATGAAGAACTTAGACAAAGACTCTTTGGAAATGATGAAAAGAGAAATCACCTTGATGAATTAAGAAATCATATTGCCTCAGATGAAAATACTTTACACTCTAGGGGACAGAAACCACGCTATTCCTTAGAGAACCACCTACAGAAGAATGACTTTGATAAGAGATTCCATCATGAAAAAGAGAGTTCAGAAGAATCAAGAGAAAAGAGACACCACCACCAAGGCAGTGAGGAGTGGACAGAACACCATGACAGCAGCGAAGAAAGCAACGAGAAGGAGATGAACGCTCACTATGAAGACAAAAGACAACACGAGCTGATAAAGAAATGGCCCGGTCCGAAAAATTCCAGAATAAATTATGTACAAAGCAAAGAAGATAGTGAAGAGAATGAGGAAGATATTGACAAGCGTCATGAGCATGAAAATCTGGAAAAAGAAGATTTCTTCAGAAAACTGAAACATCATCTACAGGGCAGTGATGAAGATGAGCCATTtaaaccagaaaagaaacaagaaGAAAAGCGACATTACATAGGCGAAGAAATGGTGGATGAAATGAAAAGGTACTATCCAGAATTTCCTCCTGAGAAAGACTTGAGGCAATACGACGAAGATAAATTCCACAGAAACAGTGAGGAGGCAAAATTTCCATATGAGCTGTACCAACCAATCCATTCTGAAGAAAAAAGAGCATACTTCAATAAACATAGACATCCCAGTGATCCATTGAGGTGGAGGAGCAGATATTTCGAGAATGTTGACAACATTGAGGAGGACAGGAAGAGGAGCGTGCAGGTCAAAAACATCTTCCCAGACTATGGGGACTATGACTTATGGGGGAAAAGGCAGTTTCTGGATGACATGAACCGTGAATATGGGGAGAAGATAAGACCCTCCAAAAATCAAAAATTGGAAGAAAAAAGACAGTATGATAGAATGGATGAACTGGCTCAGCTGCTAAATTACAAGAAAAAATCTGTCGAGTTCCCTGATTTCTATGATTCAGAAGAGATCAAAAAACGTCACTATGATGAGAGGGGGAGGTACAACCAGAGGCCTTTAACTGaagacgag GAGAAAGAGTTGGAGAACCTGGCAATTATGGACCTGGAGCTACAGAAGATTGCAGAGAAGTTAAGCAATAACAGACAAGGCTGA